The Corynebacterium occultum sequence GGCAGGTCGGGTATCCCAGCGGTGGGTCGTCCACGCTTCCCGGACCAGCCGACGGATGATGATAATCGCGTTCGCCAGGGCGATAAACGCCTCCACGACCCTGGCACGACGCTCGGTGCAGATCAGGAGTTTGTTGAACCCCCGGTTGTGCCAGGAGTTCGTCCGCTCGACGACCCATCGGGCACCGGCCTGTAAGGGCTCGCCTTTCTTACTGATGACCCAGTCGCAGCCGAGTTCGGTGAGCAGGGTCCGGGTCTTGTTCGAGTCGTAGCCGGCGTCCAGATGCACCGTGATCTCCTCGGGCAGGTAAAACTCGAACCGGCCGAGCTTTTCCAACGTCGGACGCAACAACGGGGAGTCATGGCGGTTCGCCCCGATGAGCACACACCCCAGCGGGATACCGTTGCCGTCGACCAACAACGAGCGTTTGGTGCCCTGTTTGCCCCGGTCAACCGGGGATCTGCCGGCGGCTTCCCCACCGCAGGGGGCCTTGACGATGCATCCGTCCACGCTCACGTTCTCCAGGTCGAGTCCGACGATCCGGTCGTAGAACTCCAGACACAGCTGCTCCAGTTGGGTGAAGATCCCGGCCTCAATCCACTCATCCCGACGGGTACGCAGCGTGGTGGCCGAACAGGTGGAATCGGCGATCTTGGCGTACGAGGCACCGAGGACGAGGACCTGGATGAGCTTGTCGAAGACGATCCGGTCCGCGATCCTCGGCCGGTGGCATCCCCACGGATGAGATATTTCCCGGGTGGGGATCAGCGCGGCGAACTGGTCGAAGAGGGGGTTCATGATGAATGATGGAAGGGCAGGCACGAGTGCTCCTGAAGTGCTTACGTTTTCTTGGTCGAATCCGTATGTACCAGGCCTCGTGCCTGCCCCTGTTCACGACACCCCGCCACACCCTCTATCCGCGCAATCTCTAAGGAGGGAAATATTCGGGCGGGGAGGGGCAGGGCCTGAGGGGGCAGCTCCACTGGGGGGCTTCAGGGGGGGGCGTCGCAAAGCGCTTGCCCGCTTGGGTGACAGTGGAAAAGGGGCTTGTGAATTCCGGTTTTCACATGGGGGTAACCAGCTAAGAGATGGGCGGGGGCACCTTGGGGTTGTATATGTGCCGGGGGTGGGTTCCGGCGGTACGATTAACTTTGTTCGCAGTTGTTTCCGAAGAAGAAAGGCGGCTGCTGGTGGCGCTGGTTGTGCAGAAGTATGGTGGTTCCTCGCTGGAGAGCGCGGAACGGATCCGCAATGTTGCAGAGCGGATCGTTGCCACCAAGAAGCGGGGCAATGATGTGGTGGTGGTGTGCTCCGCAATGGGAGACACCACCGATGAACTGCTGGACCTGGCGGCCGCGGTGAACCCGGTCCCGCCGGCCCGGGAAATGGACATGCTGCTGACCGCCGGTGAGCGCATCTCCAACGCCCTGGTCGCCATGGCGATTGAGTCGCTGGGCGCGGAGGCGCAGTCCTTCACCGGCTCCCAGGCAGGTGTGCTCACCACCGAGCGCCACGGCAACGCCCGCATCGTGGATGTGACCCCGGGTCGCGTCCGCGAAGCCCTCGACGAAGGCAAAATCTGCATTGTCGCCGGCTTCCAGGGCGTGAACAAGAACACCCGTGATGTGACCACCCTGGGTCGCGGTGGTTCAGACACCACCGCTGTGGCCCTGGCTGCCGCCCTGGGCGCCGATGTCTGTGAGATCTACTCCGATGTCGACGGCATCTACACCGCCGACCCGCGCATCGTCCCCGACGCGCAGAAACTGGATCACCTCAGCTTCGAGGAGATGCTGGAACTGGCTGCCGTCGGTTCCAAGATTCTGGTGCTGCGCAGCGTGGAGTACGCCCGCGCATTCAACGTGCCGCTGCGCGTTCGTTCGTCTTATAGCAATGATCCCGGCACCCTGGTGTCCGGCTCGATGGAGGATATTCCCGTGGAAGAAGCAGTTCTCTCTGGCGTAGCAACCGACAAGTCCGAAGCCAAGGTCACCATCCTGGGCATCCCCGACCGCCCGGGTGAGGCATCCAAGGCCTTCCGCGCCCTCGCCGACGCTGAGGTCAACATCGACATGGTGTTGCAGAACATCTCCTCCCTGGAGGACAACACCACCGACATCACCTTCACCTGCCCGCGTTCCGACGGCCGCCGCGCCGTCGAGCAGCTGAAGAAGCTGCAGGCTGAATTCGACTGGGCCAATGTGCTTTATGACGACCAGGTGGGCAAGGTCTCCCTCGTCGGTGCCGGCATGAAGTCCCACCCCGGTGTCACCGCGGACTTCAGCGAGGCACTGCGGGATGTGGGTGTCAACATCGAGGTCATCACCACCTCCGAGATCCGCATCTCCGTCCTGGTCCGGGAAGGCGACCTGGACAAGGCAGCCCGCGCCATCCACGAGAAGTTCCAGCTCGGTGGCGAAGAAGAAGTGCAGGTTTACGCCGGCACCGGTCGCTAACCTCCTCAATCGCCGCTGACCGCCTTGCGGCACCAGAAGCCAGTTTCCCTGCAATAGGGAAGCTGGCTCTGGCCTTTCCCGGGCTGCCCTGGGTTTCACGGCTGGGGGTGCCCCCGCGCGCCGTCGATAAGCGAAAGAGGGCCATTACACATTGTGTTTGGGTTCTACCTGCGTAAACTAGGGGTTCGAATCATTGATCTCATGAAAGGGCAACGCCTGATGACCACTGTCGCAGTCGTCGGTGCTACCGGCCAGGTTGGACGCGCAATGCGTTCCATCCTGGAGGAGCGTAACTTCCCGGCTGACAATTTCCGTTTCTTCGCTTCCCCGCGTTCCGCCGGCACCAAGCTGGAGTTCCGGGGAACTGAGATCGAGGTCGAGGATCTGAGCAAGATCACCGAGGAGTCCGTCGCAGACGTGGATATCGCGCTCTTCTCCGCCGGTGGCACCACCTCCCGGGAGTATGCCCCGATCTTCGCCGCCGCGGGTGCCACCGTGGTGGACAACTCCTCCGCTTACCGCAAGGACGAGGAAGTGCCGCTGGTCGTCAGCGAGGTCAACCCCGCTGAAACCAAGAACATCCCCAAGGGCATCATCGCCAACCCGAACTGCACCACCATGGCCGCCATGCCGGTGCTGAAGGTTTTGCACGATGAGGCTGGCCTGCAACGTCTGCACATCTCCTCCTACCAGGCTGTCTCCGGCTCCGGTCTCGCCGGCGTCGAGGCCCTGGCCAAGCAGGTCTCGGAGATCGGGGAGCACAATGTCGAGCTCACCAACGACGGTTCCCGGTTGAGCCCCGCCGACCTGGGCCCCTACGTCGCCCCGATCGCCTTCAACGCCCTGCCGCTGGCCGGCAACCTGGTCGATGATGGTTCCGAGGAGACTGATGAGGAGCAGAAGCTGCGCAATGAGTCCCGCAAGATCCTGAACCTCCCCGAGCTGAAGGTCTCCGGAACTTGCGTGCGCGTGCCCGTATTCACCGGACACACCCTGACCATCCACGCTGAGTTCGCTGCGGCGATCACCCCGGATCGTGCCCGCGAACTGCTTAACGACGCCCCGGGCGTCGCCGTCGTCGATGTCCCCACCCCGCTGGCTGCCGCTGGCCAGGACAATTCCCTGGTCGGTCGTATCCGCCAGGATCAGACCGTCGACGACAACAAGGGCCTGATCCTCGTGGTTTCCGGTGACAACCTGCGCAAGGGTGCAGCACTGAACACCGTCCAGATCGCCGAGCTGCTGGTCTAGTTCTACGTTCTGGATCTTGTGTCCCGTGGGTGGGGATTGAACTGCCCACGGGGCTTTTTCATGCGCCCTGTGCGGGGAGTGGTGGACTGTCGCCCATCCCCGGCTAGCGTCGCTCGTTCTTCTCGGCCGCATTCTTGGCGGCGATGAGGTCCTTGCGGGCCCGGGCAACCCGGGAGCGAATGGTGCCCACCCGGACTCCGGAGATCTTTGCGGCTTCCTCATAGGTGTAGCCGAGCGCCTGGGTGAGGATGAGCGCCTCGCGGCGCTCTTCGGGGAGGGCGTCGATAAGCGTGCGGGCGTCGATCCAATCGGACCATTCACTCGAGCCGCCCCCGGGAGAAGTCATACTTTCGGCGACATCCTCATACTCCGCAGCAGACTTCCGGGGCCGCGCCATGTCGTGGCGAATATTGTCCACCCACACCCGCCGCGCCAGGGAAAGTAGCCAGGTCCGGGCTGAACTCCGCGCCGCAAAGCGGGGGAGGGCTCCCATCACCCGCAGGTAGGTCTCCTGGGTGAGGTCATCGGCGATGGCATGTCCGCCGAGATGGGCCAGCAGGCGCCACACATCTCCCTGGGTTTCTTTGATGAACTCCGTGAGCGCTGAGCGGTCGCCGCGGCCGGCGGCGAGTGCCAGCTCAGTGACCCTTTCATCATCGCGCTCGGAGTGTTGTCCCACGAGATTCGAGGATACCAGGAACTCCGGTATTCCCAGGTCATGGCTAAAGTTCACCCGCCCTTAACTGTGATCTGGGTGTATGAATGGGGTTGCGTGCGTCACGCAATTTAGGTAGGCTATCAATATCAGCCGAAAGATAGTCGAACCCAATTAAGTATGAGGAGCAGGTATATGACCACCCAGAACTCCGATCTCAACAACATTCTGAACAAGGGGCGGGTGACCCCGGAGCCGGGCCAGACCCAGCGCCATAACGGCGCACCGGTAGCCACCGAGAACATCTCCATCACCGCCGGCCCCCAGGGCCCGAATGTTCTCAATGACATTCACCTGATTGAGAAGCTCGCCCACTTCAACCGTCGCAACGTCCCCGAGCGCATCCCGCATGCCAAGGGGCATGGTGCCTTCGGCGAGCTTCACATCACCGAAGATGTCTCCCAGTACACCAAGGCCAAGGTCTTCCAGAAGGACACCGTCACCCCGATGGCGATCCGTTTCTCCACCGTCGCCGGTGAGCTCGGATCCCCCGACACCTGGCGTGACGTGCACGGCTTTGCCATGCGCTTCTACACCCAGGACGGCAATTACGACATCGTCGGCAACAACACCCCGACTTTCTTCCTGCGTGACGGCATGAAGTTCCCGGACTTCATCAGCTCCCAGAAGCGTCAGGGCAACACCGGCCTGCGTTCCGCTGACATGCAGTGGGACTTCTGGACCCGTACCCCGGAATCCGCACACCAGGTCACCTACCTGATGGGTGACCGCGGCACCCCGAAGACCTCCCGCCACCAGGACGGCTTCGGCTCCCACACCTTCCAGTGGATCAACGCTGAGGGCAAGCCGGTCTGGATCAAGTACCACTTCAAGACTCGCCAGGGTTGGGAGACCTTCACCGACGCCGAGGCCACCGAGATGGCAGGCAAGAACGCGGATTACCACCGCCAGGATCTCCACGAGGCCATTGAGAAGGGCGACTACCCGATCTGGGATGTCAAGGTCCAGATCATGCCCTTTGAGGATGCCGAGAACTACCGTTGGAACCCCTTCGACCTGACCAAGACCTGGTCCCAGAAGGATTACCCGCTGCAGGACGTCGGGTACTTCATCCTCAACCGCAACCCGGAGAACTTCCACGCCCAGATCGAACAGATCGCCCTGGATCCGGGCAACCTGGTCCCCGGTGTCGGCCTCTCTCCGGACCGCATGCTCATGGCCCGCGCCTTCGCCTACGCGGATCAGCAGCGCTACCGCATCGGGCCGAACTACCGTCAGCTGCCGGTGAACCAGCCGGTCAACCCGGTCAACACCTACTCCCAGCACGGGCCGATGATGTACCAGTTCGACGCTGCCGACCAGCCGGTGTACAGCCCGAACCGTTTCGAGAAGGGCGCCGGTTACCTGGACAACGGCAAGGATTCCTCCTCCGGGGAGTCTTATGGCCAGGCCAGCGACCTCTTCGTCAACCCGGATCCCCACGGTACCGACCTGACCCGTGCCGCCTATGTGCAGCACCCCGAGGACGGCGACTTCGTCCAGGCCGGCATCCTCTACCGCGAGGTCATGAACGACGAGGAGAAGGAACGCCTGGCGGACAACATCACCAACGCCATGGCAGGTGTCTCTGCCGGCGTTGAGGAGCGGGTCTACTGGTACTGGACCCAGGTC is a genomic window containing:
- a CDS encoding IS5 family transposase; this encodes MPALPSFIMNPLFDQFAALIPTREISHPWGCHRPRIADRIVFDKLIQVLVLGASYAKIADSTCSATTLRTRRDEWIEAGIFTQLEQLCLEFYDRIVGLDLENVSVDGCIVKAPCGGEAAGRSPVDRGKQGTKRSLLVDGNGIPLGCVLIGANRHDSPLLRPTLEKLGRFEFYLPEEITVHLDAGYDSNKTRTLLTELGCDWVISKKGEPLQAGARWVVERTNSWHNRGFNKLLICTERRARVVEAFIALANAIIIIRRLVREAWTTHRWDTRPARRP
- a CDS encoding aspartate kinase; amino-acid sequence: MALVVQKYGGSSLESAERIRNVAERIVATKKRGNDVVVVCSAMGDTTDELLDLAAAVNPVPPAREMDMLLTAGERISNALVAMAIESLGAEAQSFTGSQAGVLTTERHGNARIVDVTPGRVREALDEGKICIVAGFQGVNKNTRDVTTLGRGGSDTTAVALAAALGADVCEIYSDVDGIYTADPRIVPDAQKLDHLSFEEMLELAAVGSKILVLRSVEYARAFNVPLRVRSSYSNDPGTLVSGSMEDIPVEEAVLSGVATDKSEAKVTILGIPDRPGEASKAFRALADAEVNIDMVLQNISSLEDNTTDITFTCPRSDGRRAVEQLKKLQAEFDWANVLYDDQVGKVSLVGAGMKSHPGVTADFSEALRDVGVNIEVITTSEIRISVLVREGDLDKAARAIHEKFQLGGEEEVQVYAGTGR
- a CDS encoding aspartate-semialdehyde dehydrogenase, encoding MTTVAVVGATGQVGRAMRSILEERNFPADNFRFFASPRSAGTKLEFRGTEIEVEDLSKITEESVADVDIALFSAGGTTSREYAPIFAAAGATVVDNSSAYRKDEEVPLVVSEVNPAETKNIPKGIIANPNCTTMAAMPVLKVLHDEAGLQRLHISSYQAVSGSGLAGVEALAKQVSEIGEHNVELTNDGSRLSPADLGPYVAPIAFNALPLAGNLVDDGSEETDEEQKLRNESRKILNLPELKVSGTCVRVPVFTGHTLTIHAEFAAAITPDRARELLNDAPGVAVVDVPTPLAAAGQDNSLVGRIRQDQTVDDNKGLILVVSGDNLRKGAALNTVQIAELLV
- a CDS encoding RNA polymerase sigma factor, yielding MGQHSERDDERVTELALAAGRGDRSALTEFIKETQGDVWRLLAHLGGHAIADDLTQETYLRVMGALPRFAARSSARTWLLSLARRVWVDNIRHDMARPRKSAAEYEDVAESMTSPGGGSSEWSDWIDARTLIDALPEERREALILTQALGYTYEEAAKISGVRVGTIRSRVARARKDLIAAKNAAEKNERR
- a CDS encoding catalase: MTTQNSDLNNILNKGRVTPEPGQTQRHNGAPVATENISITAGPQGPNVLNDIHLIEKLAHFNRRNVPERIPHAKGHGAFGELHITEDVSQYTKAKVFQKDTVTPMAIRFSTVAGELGSPDTWRDVHGFAMRFYTQDGNYDIVGNNTPTFFLRDGMKFPDFISSQKRQGNTGLRSADMQWDFWTRTPESAHQVTYLMGDRGTPKTSRHQDGFGSHTFQWINAEGKPVWIKYHFKTRQGWETFTDAEATEMAGKNADYHRQDLHEAIEKGDYPIWDVKVQIMPFEDAENYRWNPFDLTKTWSQKDYPLQDVGYFILNRNPENFHAQIEQIALDPGNLVPGVGLSPDRMLMARAFAYADQQRYRIGPNYRQLPVNQPVNPVNTYSQHGPMMYQFDAADQPVYSPNRFEKGAGYLDNGKDSSSGESYGQASDLFVNPDPHGTDLTRAAYVQHPEDGDFVQAGILYREVMNDEEKERLADNITNAMAGVSAGVEERVYWYWTQVDENLGQRVKELFATKK